A stretch of the Aegilops tauschii subsp. strangulata cultivar AL8/78 chromosome 4, Aet v6.0, whole genome shotgun sequence genome encodes the following:
- the LOC141021877 gene encoding uncharacterized protein, whose protein sequence is MLPTVSGELPELGGMDSRSSGKNITWNDFKAEFRKAHIPSGIMAIKKREFRALKQGSSTVKEYMQKFSVLSRYAPEDVSTDAAKRERFMEGLNQTLQYSLVVCDCPTFPDLVNKALMLEDKRRALDDTRKRKMISKGSSSNQKPRPWQPAPVKTTYQPPRAPAPRTNYQPQQYANPRPAFNKPNNNAGKSSNPNQVTCFGCGQAGHYSKYCPNKKPDAPRPNT, encoded by the coding sequence ATGCTGCCCACTGTCTCGGGGGAACTGCCAGAGCTTGGTGGGATGGATTCAAGGTCATCTGGGAAAAACATCACTTGGAATGACTTCAAGGCAGAATTCCGCAAGGCCCACATTCCTTCCGGAATTATGGCCATCAAGAAGCGTGAATTCCGAGCCCTAAAGCAAGGTAGTAGCACTGTCAAGGAGTACATGCAGAAGTTCAGTGTTCTGTCAAGATATGCTCCTGAAGATGTCAGCACTGATGCTGCCAAAAGAGAGCGCTTCATGGAAGGCCTTAACCAGACTCTGCAGTACTCGCTTGTTGTGTGTGACTGCCCAACCTTTCCTGATCTGGTGAACAAGGCACtcatgcttgaggacaagcgacgTGCTTTGGACGATACTCGTAAGCGCAAGATGATCAGCAAGGGTAGCTCCAGCAACCAGAAGCCTCGCCCGTGGCAGCCAGCCCCGGTCAAGACAACCTATCAGCCGCCAAGAGCCCCTGCACCTCGCACCAACTATCAGCCTCAGCAGTATGCCAACCCCAGGCCAGCTTTCAACAAACCCAATAACAATGCCGGCAAGAGCAGCAACCCCAATCAAGTCACTTGCTTCGGATGTGGTCAGGCAGGACACTACTCCAAGTATTGCCCCAACAAGAAGCCCGATGCCCCGCGCCCAAATACGTAG